The following proteins come from a genomic window of Novosphingobium sp. P6W:
- a CDS encoding L-rhamnose mutarotase codes for MSEIVRRCFAVDLVDEPEMIARYRAWHAPGGPPKAVSEAIRADGVRDLQIWLVGTRMFMVMEQDTAMAADAQGKAARDASNPEVQAWDALMRTFQRPLPFALDRTWVEMEQVYALPQQP; via the coding sequence ATGAGCGAAATCGTGCGGCGGTGTTTTGCCGTCGACCTTGTGGACGAGCCGGAAATGATCGCGCGTTACCGCGCCTGGCATGCGCCGGGCGGGCCGCCGAAAGCGGTGAGCGAAGCGATTCGCGCCGACGGGGTGCGCGATCTTCAGATCTGGCTGGTGGGCACCCGCATGTTCATGGTCATGGAGCAGGACACGGCAATGGCCGCAGATGCCCAAGGCAAGGCGGCGCGCGATGCCAGCAATCCCGAAGTGCAGGCATGGGATGCGCTGATGCGCACTTTCCAGCGGCCACTGCCCTTCGCCCTGGACCGAACCTGGGTGGAAATGGAGCAGGTCTACGCGCTGCCGCAGCAGCCCTGA
- a CDS encoding aldose 1-epimerase family protein produces the protein MAWLYGAQMSKRHLAERTGSLSQFAGVRLMTLGDGVERGVRMLEFRTGSGLRFTVLVDRAMDIAECDHAGRAVGWHSPSGFRHPGLHDYEGEGGLGWFRSMSGLNITCGLDHILFMHDDPAAHYNYAPRQAVSSSLHGRVGTIPAQLTGYGERWDGDTCTFWAEGVVRQSTVFGEDLHLIRRIEADLGSDEIRLTDRVVNHGFYTTPHMFCYHINVGHPVVAQGARYVAPLREVLWAAHADDYRGQGVGYRTLPAPIVNFHEQVWQHEMAPDEAGRVEVAIVNEALGFGFSVVTRKDQFPCMFEWQNLHAGHYAVGIEPSTNHVLGKDFARERGELILLEHGEERRYDTILRVLPDAGAIASAVARIEGTALQPQDEYPAPSGNYPAIGPAA, from the coding sequence ATGGCCTGGCTGTATGGCGCGCAGATGTCGAAAAGACACCTCGCCGAACGCACCGGATCGCTTTCGCAATTTGCCGGCGTGCGGCTGATGACGCTGGGCGACGGCGTGGAGCGCGGCGTGCGCATGCTGGAATTCCGCACCGGGTCCGGGCTGCGCTTCACGGTGCTGGTCGACCGCGCGATGGACATCGCGGAGTGCGATCACGCCGGCCGCGCGGTCGGCTGGCATTCGCCCTCAGGCTTCCGCCATCCGGGCCTGCACGATTACGAAGGCGAAGGCGGCCTTGGCTGGTTTCGCTCGATGTCGGGGCTGAACATAACCTGCGGCCTCGACCACATCCTGTTCATGCATGACGACCCGGCGGCGCATTACAACTATGCCCCGCGCCAGGCCGTGTCGTCCTCCCTCCACGGCCGCGTCGGCACGATCCCCGCGCAGCTCACCGGCTACGGCGAGCGCTGGGACGGCGATACCTGCACGTTCTGGGCCGAAGGCGTGGTGCGCCAGTCCACCGTCTTCGGCGAGGACCTGCACCTCATCCGCCGCATCGAGGCGGACCTGGGCAGCGACGAGATTCGCCTTACCGACCGCGTCGTCAACCACGGCTTCTACACGACGCCGCACATGTTCTGCTACCACATCAACGTGGGCCATCCCGTGGTCGCCCAGGGTGCGCGCTATGTCGCACCGCTGCGCGAGGTGCTCTGGGCGGCCCATGCGGACGACTACCGCGGGCAAGGCGTCGGCTACCGCACCCTGCCCGCGCCCATCGTCAATTTCCACGAACAGGTATGGCAGCACGAGATGGCCCCCGACGAGGCAGGCCGGGTCGAAGTGGCCATCGTCAACGAGGCTCTGGGTTTCGGCTTCTCCGTCGTCACCCGCAAGGACCAGTTTCCCTGCATGTTCGAATGGCAGAACCTGCACGCAGGCCACTACGCCGTGGGCATCGAGCCATCGACCAACCATGTCCTGGGCAAGGACTTCGCCCGCGAACGCGGTGAGCTGATCCTGCTCGAACATGGCGAGGAGCGCCGCTACGACACTATTCTGCGCGTCCTTCCCGATGCCGGCGCGATCGCGTCCGCCGTCGCCCGGATCGAAGGCACCGCGCTGCAACCGCAGGACGAATACCCCGCCCCCAGCGGCAATTACCCCGCCATCGGCCCCGCCGCATGA
- a CDS encoding SDR family NAD(P)-dependent oxidoreductase, protein MKGRTVLYTGAAGGLGLDTTLLLIERGAHVIALDNDAEKIARLVAAAQGRGPGRLTVSQTDLADLAGLRTALDALVQAHGGIDVVINNAAVYPSKPFEDYTVEEHQFVQRINVDAGIVAVQAALPAMRATGFGRIVNVSSITISGGWANLSPYVASKAALVGLTRAWAREFGAWGVTVNAIAPGAFPTDAEKIHPDPAGYERMVLDVQSIKRRGTATDIAHAIAFFAAEEAGFITGQTLHVNGGWTMS, encoded by the coding sequence ATGAAGGGGCGGACGGTTCTGTACACCGGCGCTGCCGGCGGGCTTGGCCTCGACACCACGCTGCTGCTGATAGAGCGCGGCGCCCATGTCATCGCGCTCGACAACGATGCGGAAAAGATCGCCCGCCTCGTCGCCGCAGCCCAAGGGCGCGGGCCGGGCCGGCTGACCGTATCGCAGACCGATCTTGCCGACCTTGCCGGACTGCGCACCGCACTGGACGCGCTGGTCCAAGCCCACGGCGGCATCGACGTCGTCATCAACAACGCGGCCGTCTACCCGTCGAAGCCGTTCGAGGACTACACCGTCGAGGAACACCAGTTCGTCCAGCGCATCAACGTCGATGCCGGGATCGTGGCGGTGCAGGCGGCCCTGCCCGCGATGCGCGCGACGGGGTTCGGGCGGATCGTCAACGTCTCCAGCATCACGATCTCGGGCGGCTGGGCGAACCTGTCCCCCTATGTCGCCTCGAAAGCCGCGCTGGTCGGACTGACACGGGCATGGGCGCGGGAATTCGGGGCATGGGGAGTCACCGTCAACGCCATCGCGCCCGGCGCCTTCCCCACCGACGCCGAGAAGATCCACCCCGATCCCGCCGGCTACGAACGCATGGTTCTGGATGTCCAGTCGATCAAGCGGCGCGGCACGGCCACGGACATTGCCCATGCCATCGCCTTTTTCGCCGCCGAGGAGGCGGGTTTCATCACGGGACAGACGCTGCACGTCAACGGCGGCTGGACCATGTCCTGA
- a CDS encoding CaiB/BaiF CoA-transferase family protein, with product MTILNGIRVLDCSIAMAGPFAAQRLGDMGADVVKVEPTSGEWQRHASAGGAVGNSINVSFLSLNRNKRSLAIDLKSAEGKAVLLDLVKDADVFLQNYRPGVAERLGVDYATLSAINPRLIYISMSGYGEDGPYRNLPGQDLLLQGMSGAMLSAGIEGTPPTPAGQYLVDAIAAYSAFEGALAALFHRERTGEGQLVQVNMLDAITTIQMQELSVFTVGGKPQSRSAEPHAHSYIRAPYGVFATADGYMTLAMARFDTLARELDDPFFAGLEEEREGWTQRDAIYARVREHLVRQSTAYWLEKFRAADIWCGPVYGYADLVDDPQIRHNGTFVEYDHPTEGRVKVPGFPIRFSRTPSAITRGAPLVGQHSHEVLREAGRSEEDIAQLIESGVVRQHA from the coding sequence ATGACAATTCTCAACGGAATCCGCGTGCTCGACTGCTCTATCGCCATGGCCGGCCCCTTCGCCGCGCAGCGACTGGGCGACATGGGCGCCGACGTCGTAAAGGTCGAGCCGACCAGCGGCGAATGGCAGCGTCACGCCTCTGCCGGCGGTGCGGTGGGCAACAGCATCAACGTCTCGTTCCTTTCGCTCAACCGCAACAAGCGCTCGCTGGCGATTGATCTCAAGTCGGCAGAGGGCAAGGCCGTCCTGCTGGATCTTGTGAAGGACGCCGACGTCTTTTTGCAGAACTACCGCCCCGGCGTGGCCGAACGGCTTGGCGTGGATTATGCGACGCTCAGCGCCATCAATCCGCGCCTGATCTACATCTCGATGTCGGGATATGGCGAGGACGGCCCTTACCGCAACCTGCCGGGGCAGGACCTGCTGCTGCAAGGCATGTCGGGCGCGATGCTCTCCGCCGGGATCGAAGGTACGCCGCCCACTCCTGCGGGCCAGTATCTGGTCGATGCCATTGCCGCCTACAGCGCCTTCGAAGGTGCGCTGGCCGCGCTGTTCCACCGCGAACGCACGGGAGAAGGGCAGCTCGTGCAGGTCAACATGCTGGATGCCATCACCACCATCCAGATGCAGGAGCTTTCGGTCTTCACTGTCGGCGGCAAGCCGCAGTCGCGCTCGGCCGAACCCCACGCGCACAGCTATATCCGCGCGCCCTACGGCGTCTTCGCCACGGCGGACGGCTACATGACTCTGGCGATGGCCCGCTTCGATACCCTGGCGCGCGAACTGGACGATCCCTTCTTCGCCGGGCTGGAGGAAGAACGCGAAGGCTGGACCCAGCGCGACGCCATATATGCACGGGTGCGCGAACACCTGGTCCGCCAGAGCACCGCATACTGGCTGGAAAAGTTCCGCGCCGCCGACATCTGGTGCGGCCCGGTCTATGGCTATGCCGATCTCGTCGACGACCCGCAGATCCGCCACAACGGCACTTTCGTGGAGTACGACCACCCCACCGAAGGCCGCGTGAAAGTACCCGGCTTCCCGATCCGCTTCTCGCGCACTCCTTCCGCGATCACGCGCGGCGCGCCCCTTGTCGGGCAGCACAGCCACGAAGTCCTGCGCGAGGCCGGCCGCAGCGAGGAAGATATCGCGCAGCTGATCGAATCCGGCGTCGTTCGCCAGCACGCATGA
- a CDS encoding extracellular solute-binding protein encodes MTRPAYRGLTWDHPRGYRALEAAAQAIAPDHGLSITWDRHPLEGFESHPIADLAARYDLIVLDHPHVGEAVAHDCLTPIDEVMDAGELAALDKSAIGPSLASYRYAGRHWALPLDAASQVMAYAPGRVETPPATWEEVVELASRAPVALSLAGPHAALTFQSVMASFTGGARPQDSFADPAAAREAYALMAALTGEATRARIDQNPIALLEAIAGGEDLAMVPLVYGYVNYARHGRVAFADAPRGAAGIGSILGGTGVAVSRRCAVTDELRAHLAWLMGADAQHRFIPAHEGQPALRSAWNDPAVDHAWGGFYSATRATLEAASLRPRHDGAIPFQTEASARLRAGLLNGELAAPVLADIEAAFTRHHAKGTET; translated from the coding sequence ATGACCAGGCCCGCCTATCGCGGTCTCACATGGGACCATCCGCGCGGCTACCGCGCGCTGGAGGCGGCGGCACAGGCCATCGCCCCGGACCACGGGCTGTCGATCACATGGGACCGGCACCCGCTCGAAGGTTTCGAATCGCACCCGATCGCCGACCTCGCCGCGCGCTACGACCTGATCGTGCTGGATCACCCCCACGTGGGCGAGGCGGTGGCGCATGACTGCCTTACCCCGATCGACGAGGTGATGGACGCGGGCGAACTGGCCGCGCTGGACAAGTCCGCGATCGGCCCCTCGCTGGCCAGCTATCGCTACGCGGGGCGACACTGGGCCCTGCCGCTCGATGCGGCGAGCCAGGTCATGGCCTATGCGCCCGGCCGGGTTGAAACGCCCCCGGCAACCTGGGAGGAAGTGGTGGAACTGGCCTCACGGGCGCCGGTGGCGCTTTCGCTCGCCGGGCCGCATGCCGCGCTTACGTTCCAGTCCGTCATGGCGAGCTTCACTGGCGGCGCCCGGCCGCAGGACAGTTTCGCCGATCCGGCTGCCGCGCGGGAGGCCTATGCCTTGATGGCCGCTCTCACCGGCGAGGCGACCCGCGCCCGGATCGACCAGAACCCCATCGCCCTGCTGGAAGCCATCGCGGGAGGCGAGGATCTTGCCATGGTCCCGCTCGTCTACGGCTACGTGAACTATGCAAGGCATGGCCGCGTCGCTTTTGCCGATGCGCCCCGCGGAGCCGCAGGGATCGGCTCCATTCTGGGCGGGACCGGCGTGGCTGTCTCGCGCCGCTGCGCCGTTACGGACGAACTGCGTGCCCACCTCGCCTGGCTGATGGGCGCGGATGCGCAGCACCGCTTCATCCCCGCGCACGAAGGCCAGCCCGCGCTGCGCAGCGCCTGGAACGATCCTGCGGTCGACCATGCATGGGGCGGCTTCTATTCCGCCACTCGCGCCACGCTGGAAGCCGCCTCGCTGCGTCCCCGCCACGACGGCGCGATTCCCTTCCAGACCGAAGCCTCCGCCCGCCTCCGCGCGGGGCTGCTGAACGGCGAACTCGCCGCGCCGGTACTCGCCGACATCGAGGCGGCCTTCACCCGCCATCACGCCAAAGGAACCGAGACATGA
- a CDS encoding enoyl-CoA hydratase/isomerase family protein yields the protein MSANLRFDIADHVATITLDRTEKLNAMTPGMAAALVDAVATCNASNEVRVVIVTGAGEKAFSAGSDISTLDAYATPWDFRNRQDYCDALRACRKPVIAAVNGYALGGGLETAMACDIRIASANARFAAPEIKLGWIGGGGMAAGLAHSIGMSNAALLLYTGEMVDAAQACAWGLVSEVTPPEGLLPRVREIAAQIAARAPIAAETAKLNLHAAHQMPYDKAIEYERDLQAICFATADAAEGRAAFAERRTPDFQRR from the coding sequence ATGAGCGCCAACCTGCGCTTCGACATCGCCGACCATGTCGCCACCATCACGCTCGACCGCACGGAAAAGCTCAATGCCATGACCCCCGGCATGGCCGCCGCGCTGGTCGATGCGGTGGCGACCTGCAACGCCTCCAACGAGGTCCGCGTGGTGATCGTCACCGGAGCGGGCGAAAAGGCCTTCAGCGCCGGGTCCGACATCTCGACCCTCGACGCTTACGCAACCCCCTGGGACTTTCGCAACCGGCAGGATTATTGCGACGCGCTGCGCGCCTGCCGCAAGCCGGTGATCGCCGCCGTGAACGGCTATGCGCTGGGCGGCGGACTGGAAACGGCAATGGCCTGCGATATTCGCATCGCCTCGGCCAATGCGCGCTTCGCGGCGCCGGAGATCAAGTTGGGCTGGATCGGCGGCGGCGGCATGGCGGCGGGTCTGGCCCACTCCATCGGCATGTCGAACGCGGCACTGCTGCTTTACACCGGCGAAATGGTCGATGCCGCGCAGGCCTGCGCGTGGGGGCTGGTGAGCGAAGTGACCCCGCCGGAGGGGCTCCTGCCCCGCGTGCGCGAAATCGCCGCGCAGATCGCCGCCCGTGCACCGATCGCGGCGGAAACGGCCAAGCTCAACCTGCACGCAGCCCACCAGATGCCTTACGACAAGGCCATCGAATACGAGCGCGACCTTCAGGCCATCTGCTTCGCGACCGCCGATGCCGCCGAAGGCCGCGCCGCCTTCGCCGAACGCCGCACACCCGATTTCCAGAGGCGCTGA
- a CDS encoding fumarylacetoacetate hydrolase family protein has protein sequence MDLSPQAILPADPQALLFGRVWLPGVQGPALVRVDGARLTDVTASFATARDLCEAPCPASALRSAPGADLGSLADVLANSDPATRDASRPWLLSPIDLQAVKAAGVTFVSSMLERVIEERARGNPEAAAGIRAQVRDLVGDDLRALRPGSPEAAALKQTLIEAGAWSQYLEVGIGPDAEIFTKAQPMASVGAGSAIGVHPASTWNNPEPEVVLIVASDGRIVGAALGNDVNLRDVEGRSALLLGKAKDNNAAAAVGPFVRLFDREFDLAAVETLSLTLTVTGEDGFVMQGSSEMREISRAPADLVAQALNAHHRYPDGMALFLGTLFAPTEDRDDPGRGFTHKPGDVVGIGCAQLGTLVNRVAATDRCEPWSFGAGALMRNLAARGLL, from the coding sequence ATGGACCTCTCTCCCCAGGCTATCCTCCCCGCCGATCCGCAGGCCCTGCTGTTCGGGCGCGTATGGCTGCCCGGCGTCCAGGGTCCGGCGCTGGTGCGCGTCGACGGCGCACGGCTGACCGACGTAACCGCCAGCTTTGCCACCGCGCGCGACTTGTGCGAGGCGCCCTGCCCCGCGTCCGCGCTGCGCAGTGCGCCGGGCGCCGACCTTGGCAGCCTTGCCGACGTGCTCGCCAACAGCGATCCCGCCACACGCGATGCCTCGCGCCCGTGGCTGCTTTCGCCCATCGACCTGCAGGCGGTGAAGGCGGCCGGAGTGACGTTCGTCTCCTCCATGCTGGAACGCGTCATCGAGGAACGGGCACGCGGTAATCCCGAGGCCGCCGCCGGCATCCGCGCGCAAGTCCGCGATCTCGTCGGCGACGATCTGCGCGCCCTGCGGCCCGGTTCGCCGGAAGCCGCCGCGCTGAAACAGACGCTGATCGAGGCCGGTGCCTGGAGCCAGTACCTTGAAGTGGGCATCGGCCCGGACGCCGAAATCTTCACCAAGGCCCAGCCGATGGCCAGCGTGGGGGCAGGCAGCGCCATCGGCGTCCACCCCGCATCGACCTGGAACAACCCTGAGCCCGAAGTGGTGCTCATCGTCGCCTCGGACGGGCGTATCGTCGGCGCCGCGCTTGGCAACGACGTCAATTTGCGCGATGTCGAAGGCCGCTCCGCCCTGCTGCTCGGCAAGGCCAAGGACAACAACGCCGCCGCCGCCGTCGGCCCCTTCGTGCGGCTTTTCGATCGGGAGTTTGACCTTGCTGCGGTGGAGACCCTAAGCCTCACCCTGACGGTAACCGGCGAGGATGGCTTCGTGATGCAGGGCAGTTCGGAAATGCGCGAGATCAGCCGGGCACCGGCCGATTTGGTGGCGCAGGCGCTCAACGCGCACCACCGCTACCCCGATGGCATGGCGCTGTTTCTGGGCACGCTGTTCGCGCCCACGGAGGACCGCGACGATCCGGGGCGCGGCTTCACCCACAAGCCGGGCGACGTGGTGGGCATCGGCTGCGCGCAGCTTGGCACCCTGGTCAACCGCGTGGCCGCCACCGATCGCTGCGAGCCCTGGAGCTTTGGCGCCGGCGCGCTGATGCGCAACCTTGCGGCGCGGGGACTGCTGTGA
- a CDS encoding D-glycerate dehydrogenase, whose translation MTGKPKIFLTRRWPEAVEARLAARYDTTLNTADQPLTEADLAEAMRTHDALCPTVTDRVTRAVLAVEGRRARIVGNYGAGFEHIDLAAAREGGIAVTNTPDVLTEATADIAITLMLTAMRRAGEGERELRAGEWTGWRPTHLLGQSLDGKLLGLVGFGRIARAMARRAEAFGMRIAYHSRRPAPDMPANAYFADLGELAARADVLSLHAPGGAETRHMVDAALLARMPAHAVVVNTGRGSLIDEAALAEALAAHRIAAAGLDVYEAEPNVHPALVGLPNVVLLPHLGSATIEARTAMGMKVADNLDRFFADEPLLDPVG comes from the coding sequence GTGACCGGAAAGCCGAAGATCTTCCTCACCCGCCGCTGGCCCGAAGCGGTCGAGGCGCGCCTCGCCGCGCGATATGATACGACCCTGAACACCGCCGACCAGCCGCTGACCGAGGCCGATCTGGCCGAAGCGATGCGCACCCACGACGCGCTGTGCCCCACCGTGACCGACCGGGTGACGCGCGCGGTGCTGGCGGTGGAGGGGCGCCGCGCCCGGATCGTCGGCAACTACGGCGCCGGGTTCGAGCACATCGACCTTGCCGCCGCGCGTGAGGGCGGCATTGCCGTCACCAACACCCCCGACGTGCTGACCGAAGCCACCGCCGACATCGCCATCACCCTCATGCTGACGGCCATGCGCCGCGCTGGAGAGGGAGAGCGCGAACTGCGTGCGGGCGAATGGACAGGCTGGCGGCCCACGCACCTGCTTGGCCAGTCGCTGGACGGCAAGCTGCTGGGCCTCGTCGGCTTCGGGCGGATCGCCCGGGCCATGGCCAGACGGGCCGAAGCGTTCGGAATGCGCATCGCCTATCACAGCCGCCGCCCCGCGCCCGACATGCCAGCGAATGCCTACTTCGCCGACCTTGGCGAACTGGCCGCGCGCGCCGATGTGCTTTCGCTCCACGCACCGGGCGGGGCGGAAACGCGCCACATGGTCGATGCCGCGCTCCTCGCCCGCATGCCGGCCCACGCCGTGGTGGTGAACACCGGGCGCGGCTCCCTGATCGACGAGGCGGCACTGGCCGAAGCGCTGGCCGCACACCGGATCGCAGCAGCGGGTCTCGACGTCTACGAAGCCGAACCAAACGTCCATCCCGCGCTGGTGGGCCTGCCCAATGTCGTCCTGCTGCCCCACCTCGGCAGCGCCACGATCGAGGCGCGCACGGCGATGGGCATGAAAGTTGCCGACAATCTGGACCGCTTCTTCGCCGACGAGCCGCTGCTTGACCCCGTCGGTTGA
- a CDS encoding adenylyl-sulfate kinase, which translates to MTPSVERVAAAAGAWLDQAQRPMVLGLCGSQGSGKSTLANALKAQLEKDGRRAAILSLDDLYLGRSARAALARGVHPLFATRGVPGTHDAARGIALLDAIRAGQPVILPRFDKARDEPAPQGDEVPGRIDLLIFEGWCVGARAQDDAALACPVNALERDEDPDGIWRGHVNALLAGPYADLFARIDRLALLAAPGFAVVRGWRGQQEDELRARVSRGEAQGTQVMDEAGLDRFVQHYERLTRHILAEMPGCADLVLNLAPDRSLKEKP; encoded by the coding sequence TTGACCCCGTCGGTTGAGCGGGTCGCCGCAGCGGCCGGCGCCTGGCTGGACCAGGCCCAGCGGCCGATGGTGCTGGGTCTGTGCGGTTCGCAAGGGTCGGGCAAATCGACGCTTGCCAATGCCCTGAAGGCGCAGCTGGAAAAGGACGGTCGCCGCGCCGCGATCCTCTCGCTTGACGACCTCTACCTTGGCCGCTCCGCCCGCGCCGCACTGGCACGCGGCGTCCACCCCCTTTTCGCCACGCGCGGCGTGCCCGGCACTCATGATGCAGCGCGCGGGATCGCCCTGCTGGATGCGATCCGGGCCGGGCAGCCGGTCATCCTGCCCCGCTTCGACAAGGCCCGCGACGAACCCGCCCCGCAGGGCGATGAAGTGCCGGGCCGCATCGACCTGCTGATCTTCGAAGGCTGGTGCGTAGGTGCCCGCGCGCAGGACGACGCGGCATTGGCCTGCCCGGTCAATGCTCTGGAACGCGATGAAGACCCGGACGGCATCTGGCGAGGCCACGTAAATGCCCTGCTTGCCGGGCCTTACGCCGACCTTTTCGCCCGCATTGATCGCCTGGCCCTCCTCGCCGCGCCCGGTTTCGCGGTCGTGCGCGGCTGGCGGGGCCAGCAGGAAGATGAACTGCGGGCCCGCGTCTCGCGCGGAGAAGCCCAGGGAACCCAGGTTATGGACGAGGCCGGGCTCGACCGCTTCGTCCAGCATTACGAGCGGCTTACCCGCCACATCCTCGCCGAGATGCCCGGCTGCGCCGATCTGGTGCTGAACCTCGCGCCGGACCGCAGCCTCAAGGAAAAGCCATGA
- the lldD gene encoding FMN-dependent L-lactate dehydrogenase LldD, whose amino-acid sequence MIVSSPLDFREAARRRLPPFLFHYVDGGAFGEETMAANRSALAAIRPRQRVLRDVSALSLETELLGEKMAMPVMLAPIGLGGMMRRRGELQVARAASKARVPYILSTVSVCPLGDVIADCGQPIWFQLYVLKDRGFMRHALERAQALGVTKLVFTVDMPLPGARYRDAHSGMSGPAAPLRRMLQAMTHPRWAWDVGLLGRPHDLGNVSDYRGKPTDLADYIGWLGANFDPSITWSDLEWIRDFWKGEMIVKGVLDPEDARDAVRLGADGVIVSNHGGRQLDGAVATAEALPAIADAVGDQLTVLVDGGVRTGLDVVRMLALGARGVLLGRAYIYALAAGGEAGVAQLLDLIAQGMKVTMALSGVTSIDQIGRDMIV is encoded by the coding sequence ATGATCGTCTCCTCTCCGCTCGATTTTCGCGAAGCCGCGCGGCGGCGCCTGCCCCCCTTCCTGTTCCACTACGTCGATGGCGGCGCGTTTGGCGAGGAGACCATGGCCGCCAACCGCAGCGCTCTCGCCGCGATCCGCCCGCGTCAGCGCGTCCTGCGCGATGTTTCCGCGCTGAGCCTGGAAACCGAGCTGCTGGGTGAGAAGATGGCAATGCCGGTGATGCTCGCCCCGATCGGCCTTGGCGGCATGATGCGGCGGCGCGGCGAACTGCAGGTGGCCCGCGCGGCCAGCAAGGCGCGCGTGCCCTATATCCTTTCCACCGTCAGCGTCTGCCCGCTGGGAGACGTGATCGCGGACTGCGGCCAGCCGATCTGGTTCCAGCTTTACGTTCTGAAGGACCGTGGTTTCATGCGCCACGCGCTGGAACGGGCGCAGGCGCTGGGCGTCACCAAGCTGGTCTTCACCGTGGACATGCCGCTACCCGGCGCGCGCTACCGCGATGCCCATTCGGGCATGAGCGGCCCGGCCGCGCCTTTGCGCCGGATGCTGCAGGCGATGACCCATCCCCGCTGGGCCTGGGATGTCGGCCTGCTCGGCCGCCCGCATGACCTCGGCAATGTCTCCGACTATCGCGGCAAGCCGACCGACCTTGCAGACTATATCGGCTGGCTGGGCGCCAACTTCGATCCTTCGATCACATGGTCCGACCTCGAATGGATCCGCGATTTCTGGAAAGGCGAGATGATCGTCAAAGGCGTGCTGGACCCCGAAGATGCGCGCGATGCAGTGCGGCTGGGCGCGGACGGGGTGATCGTCTCCAACCACGGCGGGCGCCAGCTCGACGGCGCGGTCGCCACCGCCGAAGCCCTGCCCGCCATCGCCGATGCCGTGGGAGACCAGCTGACGGTGCTGGTCGACGGCGGCGTGCGCACGGGGCTCGACGTGGTGCGTATGCTGGCGCTTGGCGCGCGCGGCGTCCTGCTGGGGCGCGCCTATATCTACGCGCTCGCGGCCGGGGGCGAAGCGGGCGTAGCGCAGCTGCTGGACCTCATCGCCCAAGGTATGAAGGTCACCATGGCGCTGAGCGGCGTGACCTCCATAGACCAGATCGGCCGCGACATGATCGTGTGA